The following coding sequences lie in one Rutidosis leptorrhynchoides isolate AG116_Rl617_1_P2 chromosome 4, CSIRO_AGI_Rlap_v1, whole genome shotgun sequence genomic window:
- the LOC139841590 gene encoding uncharacterized protein — MEIALSTKKKIGFVTGTVVRSENDPVKAEAWDTCNNMQGNLVSDYYTRFKCIWEELDSLSELPRISNVTPEVVAFLTTLNKQKEEEHLFQLLNGLDDKFSALRSQMLLMNPLPTVETACAMIQQEESKREMFTSVESTALYSKVSSDQKCTICVHKYHTPGKCWEKIRYPPWHYKSKQQSKSKVSGHFKPKGGNNVKKTAAAVQGNNVIFTSEQFEKLLKFLTQMTQNEVQCTVANSDDELDHHFAAGILSKNSLNNEWILDTRATDHMTPMSSSLIDSTSLFFKPHIRLPNGNTSVISHVGKVKLYNQMELKTQKVIGLGRRKEDLYYLENVPLDQIDKRLLQLLSSSVNDSSLFSIKDGCIANSSTLVKPYNLWHNRLGHISDSKMKIIPSIQSKLVRDNVDGPYKVVTEDNALEFIKGQLGKYLADLGIEHQTSCADRPQQNGRVERKHRHVLEIAKALRLQAQLPLKY, encoded by the exons ATGGAAATTGCTTTGTCAACCAAAAAGAAGATCGGATTTGTTACAGGTACTGTTGTTAGATCTGAAAATGATCCAGTTAAGGCTGAGGCATGGGATACATGCAATAATATG CAAGGAAACCTAGTTAGTGACTACTATACTAGGTTTAAGTGCATTTGGGAAGAACTAGACTCTTTGAGTGAATTGCCTAGAATTAGTAATGTTACTCCTGAGGTTGTGGCATTTCTAACTACTTTAAATAAGCAAAAGGAAGAGGAACACTTGTTTCAGTTATTGAATGGTTTAGATGATAAGTTTAGTGCTCTTAGGAGTCAAATGCTGCTAATGAATCCTCTACCTACTGTGGAAACTGCTTGTGCAATGATTCAACAAGAAGAATCAAAAAGAGAAATGTTCACATCTGTTGAGTCAACTGCCCTGTACAGCAAGGTCAGTTCTGATCAAAAATGTACTATTTGTGTTCATAAGTATCATACACCTGGCAAATGCTGGGAAAAGATTAGATATCCTCCATGGCATTACAAGTCTAAACAGCAGTCAAAATCAAAGGTGTCTGGACATTTTAAACCAAAAGGTGGAAATAATGTCAAGAAGACTGCTGCTGCTGTTCAAGGAAACAATGTGATCTTCACTAGTGAGCAGTTTGAAAAGTTGTTGAAGTTCTTAACACAAATGACACAAAATGAGGTTCAATGTACTGTAGCTAATTCAGATGATGAACTGGATCATCATTTTGCAGCAGGTATACTTTCTAAAAATTCATTAAATAATGAATGGATTTTGGATACTCGGGCTACAGATCATATGACACCTATGTCTAGTAGTCTTATTGATTCTACAAGTTTATTCTTTAAACCTCATATAAGACTGCCAAATGGTAATACATCTGTTATTTCACATGTTGGAAAAGTTAAGTTGTATAATCAAATG GAGTTGAAAACACAAAAGGTGATAGGACTGGGTAGAAGGAAAGAAGATCTCTACTATCTGGAGAATGTACCTCTTGATCAAATTGATAAGAGGCTGCTACAACTGCTTTCATCTTCTGTTAATGATTCTAGTTTGTTTTCAATAAAGGATGGTTGTATTGCAAATTCAAGTACTCTTGTGAAGCCTTACAATTTGTGGCACAATAGACTTGGGCATATATCTGACTCTAAAATGAAGATCATTCCTTCTATACAATCTAAACTTGTAAGAGATAATGTTGAT GGGCCATATAAGGTTGTCACTGAAG ATAATGCATTAGAGTTTATTAAGGGACAGTTGGGAAAGTATTTAGCAGATTTGGGAATAGAACATCAAACATCATGTGCAGATAGACCTCAGCAGAATGGTAGAGTAGAAAGAAAGCATAGGCATGTTTTGGAAATTGCCAAAGCATTAAGATTGCAAGCTCAGTTACCACTGAAATATTGA